TGCGTAGATAGCATCCACGTCAGTAAAGTTTTCATATAGTTCTGCCTTGACACCGTTCGCTACGATGGCTCCAGTGATGTCAGAACCGCCCCGAGAAAAGGTAATAATTTCTTCATTTTCGTTATAACCAAAAAAGCCTGGAATCACCAATACTTCCTCATTATCTCGTAAATGAAAAAGATAATTGTAGGACTCTGGCAAAATACTCGCATTCCCTGGTTGACTGGTCACGTATATTCCTGCTTCTTTCGGGCTGACATACCGCGCCGGTAAGCCCGATTCATTAAAATAAGCGGCAATCAATTTTGCATGGTTATCTTCCCCACTCGCTTTGAATGCATCTTCTAATAAAGCAGGACTTCTGAAGGAGGTCGCCAATAATTTACGGAAATGCGTATGAATTTTCTCCATCACATCGGATTGGATATTCAGTTCATCTGCAATCTCTTGATAGCGACTCAAAATGCTTGCTTGAATAGATTCATAGGGATCACCCGCAATGACTGCTTTTGCAAAGGCAATCAGTTGATCCGTCACTTTAGAATCATCAGCATTTCTTTTACCTGGAGCTGATACGATGACAATTCTTCTGTCAGAATCAGCTTTAATAATGTTCATAACCTTCTCTAATTGCTTCCCGCTCGCTAATGAGCTTCCACCAAATTTCACAACTTTCATGTCGATTACCTCTTCACCTTGTCTTTTTAATCTTTTTCTCATTTGCATTATAGTTAGGATAGCATGCACCCTAAGGAACTGCAACGGAAACATTTATTTAATCTGTAATCATTTTGTATTATTTCACATCTAGTATTTTCGAAAAAAAAAGATATACTTAGCTAGAATGAATTGAAAAGGATGACTATGACTTGAATATTAAAATGGTGCGCAAACAGCTATTTGTTTTATTTTCTCTTTTTATTGGTATCATGCCCTTGCTAACGAAAATCAGTAGTAAAAAATCAAAAACGATTCCTCTTAAACCATTGTCCCTTTTTGACTTGATTGGCGAATGGGTAGCTGAAGAAGAAACGGTTTTGAAGATTGACGACCAAGGGGCTGTTTATCTCAATACTGTGCCAATCGCTTTGCATAATGTCGAAGCACAGCAAAATATGATTACACTGCAGGACCGCTTTGGCTATAATATTACCATTACCAAATCCGATGATACGACGCTCTCTTTCTATGACGAAGCTGAAGACACATCTTTCTTATTCCATAAAAAATAAATTCAAACTGCCCGCCTACATGTGCGAGCAGTTTTTTATTTTGAAAAATGCTAACTCAAACTGGTTTTGCTTTTGAGTTAGCACCCTACGTGATTTCACTATAAAAAATCCCCCAAAGTTTAACTTTAGGAGGTAGTTGGTTATTCAGCTGGGGGTACGATAATTTTTTCTACTTCTTCAATTACGCGTTTGGCAATACTTGAGCCAATCACCAATTGTTCGTACATTGCACGGACATCTTCGGTTGTTTTACCCATTGCCTTCATATAAATTTCGCCATCACCAGCTAAACATACGCGGTAATAGAATGTTTTAGAGTTGTTCAAATCATTTATCAAATCCAAGATTTTTTCTTTGTCTGCATAATTTGATAAATACGCAAGACGCTTGAAGCTAATCTGGAAATCAGCCATCTCTTCACCATTTACAATAACGACTCCAAATGGTATTGATTTACCTGGTGCAATTTGGAATGTCCCTTGGTAAAGTGACTGATTATTTGGTATTTCTTGTCTTTTTAAGGGTAATTTCTTTTCAGCAAATAACTTTTCAATTTCTTCTAAAATTTTCAATATACTGGCTCCCTTCGTTGATACTCTTCCAGTATATCATAATCAGAATAAAACAAAAAGAGCCAGTAAACTGGCTCTTTCTTGTTGCATTCGTATTAACGACGACGCTCTGGAATACGAGCTGCTTTTCCGTGAAGTTCGCGTAGGTAGTACAATTTTGCACGACGTACTTTACCAAAGCGGACAACTTCAAGTTTAGCAACACGTGGTGTGTGGATTGGGAAAGTACGCTCAACACCAACACCGTTAGAAATCTTACGAACTGTGTAAGTTTCGCTGATGCCTGTTCCGCGACGTTTGATTACAACGCCTTCGAAAAGTTGGATACGTTCTCTCTCGCCCTCAACAACACGAGCATGGACACGTACTGTATCTCCAGGACGGAAATCAGGAATGTCATTGCGTAGTTGATCTTGAGTAATTGATTCGATTAAGTTCATGTTTTTTTCTCCTTCCAACAAATATTCATACATAGACATATCTACCAGCGGAATATCGTTTTCTCTGGACAGTTATCTGCCCACTCGTAAGAGTTTATCATAATTAAATATGCCTGTAAAGGGTATTACATTGACAAACTTATTTTTTTTCGGCTTTCTTAAACTCTTCTAACCAAGCTTCTTGTTGCTTCGTTAATGTCAGAGCATCCAGCAAATCTGGCCGTTTCTGCCACGTTTTCCGCAAGGATTCTTTTTCTTGCCATTCTTCAATCTTGGCATGATTCCCGCTTACCAAAACATCTGGAACTTCCATTCCTCGGAAATCGCGCGGGCGTGTATATTGCGGGTGTTCCAATAGACCGGTTGAAAACGAATCAGTTTGACTGGATAACGTGTTTCCTAATGTTTCAGGCAGTAAACGCACCACACTATCAATAATAACCATTGCGCTTAATTCGCCACCGGTCAGGATAAAGTCCCCAATGGAAATTTCATCGGTGATGAATTCTTTGATGCGTTCGTCGTAACCTTCATAATGCCCGCAAATAAAAACAAGATGCTCTTCCTCAGCCAATTCTTCAGCCAAAGCCTGATCATATTTTTTACCAGCTGGATCCATTAGAATAATACGTTTCTTCGTTTCCGGATAATTTGTTTCAATATTTCCGATGGCGTCCACAATCGGTTGTGCTTTTAGAAGCATACCTGCTCCACCGCCAAATGGATAGTCATCCACTGTTTTATGTTTATTGTCGGCAAACTCACGGAAATTCGTCGTTGTAATCGTCACGATTTCTTTCTCTGCTGCTTTACCGATAATTGAATCTGTCATTGGCCCTTCAAACATATTCGGAAATAGAGTCAATACATCAATTCTCATTCTTCCAGCATTCCTTCCAATGGTGTTACAATCGCGTAGCCTTCAGCAATATTTACTTCTTGGATAACATCCTTGATATACGGCAATAATAAGTCTTTCTTACCTTTACGTTGCACAACCCACACGTCATTTGAGCCTAAAGGTAGAATTTCTTTCACCTTACCTAGTGATTCGCCTGATTCCAATTTCATTTCTATTCCGATAATCTCGTGGAAATAGAACTCTTCTTCATCAAGTTCGTGTTGCGCTTCAGCGTTTATTTTTAGCGTACCGCCTTTATAAATTTCTACATCTTCAATTCGATTTTTACCATCAAAAGTTAGTAAATCGAAGTTCTTATGTTTGCGGTGGCTTTTAACGATGAGTTCAATCGGAGCTTTGCCGTCTTGGAACAGCATCAAGCTGGAACCTTTTTTATATCTCTCTTCAGCGAAATCTGTTACAGATATAACACGAACTTCACCTTTCAGTCCTTGTGTATTAACGATAGTGCCGACATCAAAATAGTGTTCCATGCCTCCACCTCTTTCCAGTTATTTTGATACAAAAAAAGGGACAGATCAACTATACAATTGAATGTCCGCTTTGTTTTGTTATTATTGAGTGTTTTACAATCGGTGTTAGCCGTTGCCACCATCGATGACAAGACGCACACGCTTTGATTGTTTTGTTCGTACACTATAGACGATTGTCCGGATTGCTTTCGCAACACGGCCTTGTTTACCGATGACGCGGCCAACATCTTCAGGGTTAACCTTCAAATGATATTCAAAAAACTCATTTGTTTCTTTAATCTCAATTGAAACTTCATCCTTGAATTCAACGAGTGGCTTAATCATGGTTAGAATCAATTCTTGAATATCAGGCATGTAATCCACCATCCTTTTGGTAATTTCAATGCTACTGACTACTTCCTAAAAAGCTTATTTAGCTGATTTGGAATCGTGGAATTTTTTCATGATACCTTCTTGTGAAAGTAAGTTTCTAACTGTATCAGACGGTTGAGCACCATCAGCTAACCATTTCAAGACTAGTTCTTCATCAAATTTTACTTCAGCTGGTTCAACAACTGGGTTATAAGTACCAACTTTTTCGATGAAACGACCGTCACGAGGAGCACGTGAATCTGCTACAACTACACGGTAAAAAGGATTTCTTTTAGATCCCATACGTTTTAGACGAATTTTAACTGCCATTCTTAAATACACCTCCAATTTCTAAATCTCACAAATGATATAATACCAGTTAAATAAGTGCTTGTAAAGTATTTTTTCTTTACAGGCTTACTTTTTTTTCTTCTTCTTTTTCTTGTTCATTTTGCGCGCCATTTGTTTCATCGCAATTTGGTTTAATTTGCCTTTTGGACCGCTGCCCATTAAGCCTTCTAAGCCAGCAAAATTCCCTTTAGACATCTTATTCATCATGCTGCGCGATTCGTTAAACTGTTTAATTAGACGGTTTACCTCAGCCAAGTTACGACCGGAACCTTTCGCAATACGACGACGACGACTTTGAGATAACAATTCAGGATTCTCACGTTCTTGTTTCGTCATTGAAAGAACAATGGCTTTCATATGCGCCATATCTTTTGGATCAATCTTCATTTGGTCAAGGCCTGGTACTTGACTCATTCCTGGAATCATCTTCAATAGATCTTCCAAAGGCCCCATACTGGTCACTTGATCCATTTGATCAATGAAGTCATTGAAATCAAACGTATTTTCGCGGATTTTGTCAGCCATTTCTTTGGCTTTATCTTCATCGAAGTCTTGTTGTGCTTTTTCAATCAGCGTCAACATGTCCCCCATACCTAAAATACGGGAAGCCATACGTTCTGGGTAGAACGGTTCGATATCATCTAACTTCTCGCCTTGTCCGGTAAACTTAATAGGTTTGCCCGTTACGGAGCGAATAGACAGTGCAGAACCACCACGCGTATCACCATCAAGTTTGGTTAAAATAACACCGGTAATTCCCAACTGTTCGTTAAAGGCTTTTGCCACATTAACTGCATCTTGACCCGTCATAGCATCCACTGTAAAGAGGATTTCATCCGGTTGGACAGCTGCTTTAATATTTTTCAGCTCTGTCATCAAGACTTCATCAACGTGCAGACGACCAGCCGTATCGATGATAACCAAGTCACGGCCATTTAGGCGTGCTTCTTCAACTGCTTCGCGTGCGATGTCAACTGGATTTGCCTCTGTTCCTTTTGCATAAACCGGGAAATCTAATTGTTTCCCAATTGTTTGCAATTGGTCAATTGCTGCTGGACGGTAGACGTCAGCCGCGGCCAACATAGGACGTTTATTTTCACGTTTCTTCATGTAGTTAGCTAATTTACCAGCAGTGGTAGTTTTACCCGCACCTTGCAAACCAACCATCATAACAACTGTTGGCGGCTTCTTAGCGAATACAAACGGCTCTTGTTCGCCACCCATTAATTCTGTTAATTCTTCGTTTACAATTTTAACAACTTGTTGTGCTGGAGACAGTGATTCTAATACATCAGAGCCCAATGCACGGTCATTAACTTTACGAACGAAATCTTTTACTACTTTGAAGTTAACGTCGGCTTCGAGTAAAGCAAGACGGACTTCACGCATCATTTCTTTTAAATCAGCTTCGGTAATTTTACCTTTTTTACCGATTTTCGTCATGGCGCCTTGTAGACGCTCTGATAGACCTTCAAATGCCATATTATCGTTCACATCCTTTTATTTAATCGTCAATTGATTCTAATTGATGAATGATTCTGCTCAATTCGTTGTCGCTGGCGTACTTTTCAGTTGTGTACTCTTTTAATTGACTCAGTAATTCACTGCGCAACATAAAGCTTCCAACCAACTGTAGTTTTTCCTCATAATCCGTTAATATCTTTTCCGTACGCTTGATATTATCATAAACAGCTTGTCGACTTACTTCGAAGTCTTCTGCAATTTCACCGAGTGAATAATCATCTCCGTAGTAAAGCGAGAGGTAGCCTTTTTGCTTTGATGTCAGTAGATCACCATAAAATTCAAACAAAGTATTCATATAATTTGTTTTTTCTATTTCCACTTTCGGCCTCCTATCCCCTTGAAACTTGTCAAGGAAAGAACTTTACATCACTTTTTAGAATACCGATTATACCGCATAAAGTCAATATAAATAATCAAAAAGAAGAGGTTGGGAGCAGTTTTGCCATTCCCAACCTCGGTTTTTATTCTATGCTTTCTTCTCTACTAAATCTTTTACCAAGCCGTAGATATATTGTTCCGGATCGAACACTTGCAGATCGTTCATTCCTTCACCCAAACCTACAAATTTTACTGGGATTTCCATTTCTTGACGAATCGCCAGAATAACCCCACCTTTGGCAGTTCCATCCAATTTCGTCAGAATTAAGCCTGTTACATCGGTTGTTTCCTTGAATTGCTTCGCTTGTATCAGTGCATTTTGCCCTGTAGTTGCGTCCAAGACCAATAATGTTTCCGCTGCACCACCCGGAATCTCTCTGTGAATAATCCGATTGATTTTTTCAAGCTCTTTCATCAAGTTTACTTTGTTTTGCAGACGTCCTGCTGTATCAACCAATAAATAGTCGTAGTGTTCTGTGGATCCTTTTTTCAAAGCGTCAAAAACAACAGATGCGGGATCAGACTTGGCATCAGATGTTACGACATCCACGCCCACGCGTTCGCCCCATACTTCCAACTGTTCAATTGCTCCAGCCCGGAAAGTATCCCCTGCAGCCAAGAGAACCTTCTTACCTTCACTCTTAAGTTTATGTGCGTACTTACCGATTGTTGTCGTCTTACCGACACCATTCACACCAACAAATAAAACAACAGTAAGGCCATCTGGGTTTTCTTTAATTGTCGGCAAGCCTATTTGGCCTTTTTCATAAATATCAACCAATGTCTCAACAATTAAGTTCTTCACTTGCTCTCCGGTACGTGCTGGTTTCAGACGCATTTCCTCACGCAATACATCAGAGATCGCAATAGTCATATCGAATCCGACATCGGCTGAAATTAAAACTTCTTCTAAATCGTCAAAGAAATCTTCGTCAACTTCACGGAAACCGGCAAAAAGTTCATTCAGTTTGTCTGAAAAACTCTTACGCGTTTTTTCCATGCCTTTGTCAAATTTATCAATGACTATTCGTTTCTCTTCGTTTACTGGTTCTTGGACAACATCCTCACCAGTGAAGGCACGTTTAATGCGATCAAATAATCCCATACTCTCACATCCTTTTTACTATTATAGTACAAACTTATGAATCGCGTGTGCAACGCCATCTTCATCGTTCGTTTTGGTAATATATGTTGCTTTGGATTTAATCGCTTCTGTCGCATTTTCCATCGCAACCGCAACGCCGGCATAATCAAACATAGCGGCATCATTTTCTTCATCACCACAAACCATTACTTCGTCGGCACTAAAGCCCATCAATTCACACAAACGTGCGATACCGCTGCCTTTGTCAACTTCTGGATGCATGATTTCATACAGCAAAGGTCGTGATTTCATGGTAGAAAACTGCTCGTGAAATGCAGCTGGAATGCGGGTAATTGCGTCATCCAAATAAGCAGGATCTGTACAAAAAACAACTTTATTGAATTGGTGATCCGCTTCAAAACTTGCGATTTCGCGTTTTACGAAAGGGAGACTCGCACTCATCAATGAGGGATACAGCGAATCTCTTCCCGTTGGATATTCCGGTTCATATACATATTCCAAATCCAACATATTCATTGGTAAACCAAGATCTTGACTTAATTGATAAATCGTTTGAATATCTTGATAGGATAATGTTTTTTCTGATAATACCTTTGAATCATGGTTACGTTGAACAAGACCACCGTTATACGTGATTGAGAAATCTTCTTCTCCCAACAAATCCAGTTCATCTACATAACGTTTAATTCCGCCTAATGGTCGACCGGTACACAGAACGACTTTAACCCCTTTAGCTAGGGCTTTATGAATGGCTTGTTTATTCATTTCGCTGATATTTTTTTGGCTGTCTAATAATGTGCCATCTAAATCAAGCG
This genomic interval from Jeotgalibaca porci contains the following:
- the rpsP gene encoding 30S ribosomal protein S16, translating into MAVKIRLKRMGSKRNPFYRVVVADSRAPRDGRFIEKVGTYNPVVEPAEVKFDEELVLKWLADGAQPSDTVRNLLSQEGIMKKFHDSKSAK
- the rplS gene encoding 50S ribosomal protein L19; translated protein: MNLIESITQDQLRNDIPDFRPGDTVRVHARVVEGERERIQLFEGVVIKRRGTGISETYTVRKISNGVGVERTFPIHTPRVAKLEVVRFGKVRRAKLYYLRELHGKAARIPERRR
- a CDS encoding putative DNA-binding protein; translated protein: MEIEKTNYMNTLFEFYGDLLTSKQKGYLSLYYGDDYSLGEIAEDFEVSRQAVYDNIKRTEKILTDYEEKLQLVGSFMLRSELLSQLKEYTTEKYASDNELSRIIHQLESIDD
- the ftsY gene encoding signal recognition particle-docking protein FtsY gives rise to the protein MGLFDRIKRAFTGEDVVQEPVNEEKRIVIDKFDKGMEKTRKSFSDKLNELFAGFREVDEDFFDDLEEVLISADVGFDMTIAISDVLREEMRLKPARTGEQVKNLIVETLVDIYEKGQIGLPTIKENPDGLTVVLFVGVNGVGKTTTIGKYAHKLKSEGKKVLLAAGDTFRAGAIEQLEVWGERVGVDVVTSDAKSDPASVVFDALKKGSTEHYDYLLVDTAGRLQNKVNLMKELEKINRIIHREIPGGAAETLLVLDATTGQNALIQAKQFKETTDVTGLILTKLDGTAKGGVILAIRQEMEIPVKFVGLGEGMNDLQVFDPEQYIYGLVKDLVEKKA
- a CDS encoding aspartate kinase; this translates as MKVVKFGGSSLASGKQLEKVMNIIKADSDRRIVIVSAPGKRNADDSKVTDQLIAFAKAVIAGDPYESIQASILSRYQEIADELNIQSDVMEKIHTHFRKLLATSFRSPALLEDAFKASGEDNHAKLIAAYFNESGLPARYVSPKEAGIYVTSQPGNASILPESYNYLFHLRDNEEVLVIPGFFGYNENEEIITFSRGGSDITGAIVANGVKAELYENFTDVDAIYAANPNHIDNPEKIYHLTYSEMRELSYSGFSVFHDEALQPAFSASVPVHVKNTNRPDGKGTLITRTRPKTNRILSGIASSSGFASIHITKYLMNREVGFIRKLAQIFEELGLSIEHIPSGVDDMTIVMRRNQLTPGKQAALLYRLQNELKADDVHMEANLCLIMLVGEGMVASVGTTARATQALADAGINLNMITQGSSEISIMFGIEEEKEATAVKVIYDAFFNE
- a CDS encoding KH domain-containing protein — protein: MPDIQELILTMIKPLVEFKDEVSIEIKETNEFFEYHLKVNPEDVGRVIGKQGRVAKAIRTIVYSVRTKQSKRVRLVIDGGNG
- the trmD gene encoding tRNA (guanosine(37)-N1)-methyltransferase TrmD, encoding MRIDVLTLFPNMFEGPMTDSIIGKAAEKEIVTITTTNFREFADNKHKTVDDYPFGGGAGMLLKAQPIVDAIGNIETNYPETKKRIILMDPAGKKYDQALAEELAEEEHLVFICGHYEGYDERIKEFITDEISIGDFILTGGELSAMVIIDSVVRLLPETLGNTLSSQTDSFSTGLLEHPQYTRPRDFRGMEVPDVLVSGNHAKIEEWQEKESLRKTWQKRPDLLDALTLTKQQEAWLEEFKKAEKK
- the rimM gene encoding ribosome maturation factor RimM (Essential for efficient processing of 16S rRNA), encoding MEHYFDVGTIVNTQGLKGEVRVISVTDFAEERYKKGSSLMLFQDGKAPIELIVKSHRKHKNFDLLTFDGKNRIEDVEIYKGGTLKINAEAQHELDEEEFYFHEIIGIEMKLESGESLGKVKEILPLGSNDVWVVQRKGKKDLLLPYIKDVIQEVNIAEGYAIVTPLEGMLEE
- the ffh gene encoding signal recognition particle protein, translated to MAFEGLSERLQGAMTKIGKKGKITEADLKEMMREVRLALLEADVNFKVVKDFVRKVNDRALGSDVLESLSPAQQVVKIVNEELTELMGGEQEPFVFAKKPPTVVMMVGLQGAGKTTTAGKLANYMKKRENKRPMLAAADVYRPAAIDQLQTIGKQLDFPVYAKGTEANPVDIAREAVEEARLNGRDLVIIDTAGRLHVDEVLMTELKNIKAAVQPDEILFTVDAMTGQDAVNVAKAFNEQLGITGVILTKLDGDTRGGSALSIRSVTGKPIKFTGQGEKLDDIEPFYPERMASRILGMGDMLTLIEKAQQDFDEDKAKEMADKIRENTFDFNDFIDQMDQVTSMGPLEDLLKMIPGMSQVPGLDQMKIDPKDMAHMKAIVLSMTKQERENPELLSQSRRRRIAKGSGRNLAEVNRLIKQFNESRSMMNKMSKGNFAGLEGLMGSGPKGKLNQIAMKQMARKMNKKKKKKKK
- a CDS encoding DUF4828 domain-containing protein, which translates into the protein MNIKMVRKQLFVLFSLFIGIMPLLTKISSKKSKTIPLKPLSLFDLIGEWVAEEETVLKIDDQGAVYLNTVPIALHNVEAQQNMITLQDRFGYNITITKSDDTTLSFYDEAEDTSFLFHKK
- the yidA gene encoding sugar-phosphatase gives rise to the protein MIKLIALDLDGTLLDSQKNISEMNKQAIHKALAKGVKVVLCTGRPLGGIKRYVDELDLLGEEDFSITYNGGLVQRNHDSKVLSEKTLSYQDIQTIYQLSQDLGLPMNMLDLEYVYEPEYPTGRDSLYPSLMSASLPFVKREIASFEADHQFNKVVFCTDPAYLDDAITRIPAAFHEQFSTMKSRPLLYEIMHPEVDKGSGIARLCELMGFSADEVMVCGDEENDAAMFDYAGVAVAMENATEAIKSKATYITKTNDEDGVAHAIHKFVL